The DNA region GCGTGCTTCGCAAGTTAGGGTGTTTCTTTTCACTGCTTCAGTTAGATGTTGACTTAATGCTTGTAACAACTAATTGCTATTCTAATGAAAAAGTTGTCACTTGTCCAGACTTTCTTCACATAAATTGTCGGATCATCTTGCAGACACATAAGGATTGTTCTTTTTCTCATAACCAATTGTCGTTTTTGGGCCATGACCCGGATACACTTTGACCTCATCCGAGAAGGTGTACAGCTTGTTCTGGATCGAATCAATCAGATCCCGTTCACGGCCTCCGGTCAGATCCGTTCTGCCCACCCCCATACGGAACAGAACATCACCTGCGAACAGATCATCACCGCATAACAGACTTACACTGCCTGGTGAGTGTCCGGGTGTATGGTACACTTTGAACGTCTGACCAATAAAGCTCAAAGTCTGCCCTTCGTCCATGGCATATTCAGCCGGATCTGTCGAAAGCGGCGGGGTAGCCTGCGGCCAGTTCAAAGAACCATTCAATTTCGGTGTCGTGAGCCAGTCACTCTCCAAGTCATGCAAATAAACGGGACAGCCTTTTAATTTGCGAATTTCATCGACACCGCCCATATGATCAAAATGCGCGTGAGTCAGCAGGATCGCTTCAATCTCCAGATCCTGAATGGCTTTGAGCAACGGGCCCGGATTCATTCCCGGGTCAATGATTACAGCTTTACCGGGATCATCCCCCTGCAAAAGATACGCATTGGTCTGGAGCGGTCCCAATGAAAAGGTACGAATGTTTAGCATATCGGCTTAGTAACCCGAAATCAGTTCACGCAGCTCGCGGATAATAGCTGCATTTGACTCCGTTCCTTCCCCATAACGTTTCCCTATCTCTTGACGTGCA from Paenibacillus sp. JNUCC-31 includes:
- a CDS encoding MBL fold metallo-hydrolase, with protein sequence MLNIRTFSLGPLQTNAYLLQGDDPGKAVIIDPGMNPGPLLKAIQDLEIEAILLTHAHFDHMGGVDEIRKLKGCPVYLHDLESDWLTTPKLNGSLNWPQATPPLSTDPAEYAMDEGQTLSFIGQTFKVYHTPGHSPGSVSLLCGDDLFAGDVLFRMGVGRTDLTGGRERDLIDSIQNKLYTFSDEVKVYPGHGPKTTIGYEKKNNPYVSAR